The Papaver somniferum cultivar HN1 chromosome 3, ASM357369v1, whole genome shotgun sequence genome includes a region encoding these proteins:
- the LOC113361359 gene encoding uncharacterized protein LOC113361359 — protein MVSYHVWLLYRIITQPTKTVIGVNAINRRIWVKTMMEDTSKNGVLAVQTLRNNIMASTLLASTAIMLSSLIAVLMTNKNSNQSSDFIFGDSSPLGFSIKFFSILLCFLLAFLFNVQSIRYYSHASILINVPLTKMSANSTHLTPNYVGRALNKGSYFWSLGLRAFYFSFPLFLWIFGPIPLFCCSLFLVFMLYFLDITFEFGLGVSNVEDEEEEAV, from the exons ATGGTTTCTTATCATGTTTGGCTTCTTTATCGAATCATAACACAACCTACAAAAACAGTAATCGGTGTTAACGCCATCAATCGAAGAATTTGGGTCAAGACCATGATGGAG GATACATCAAAGAATGGTGTTCTTGCTGTCCAAACATTGAGAAACAATATAATGGCATcaacactattagcatcaacagCTATTATGTTAAGTTCACTGATAGCAGTACTGATGACTAACAAGAACAGCAACCAATCTTCAGATTTTATCTTTGGTGATAGTAGTCCATTAGGGTTTTCCATAAAGTTCTTTTCGATCTTATTGTGCTTCTTGTTGGCATTTTTGTTTAATGTCCAATCAATACGGTATTACAGTCATGCAAGTATTTTAATCAATGTGCCACTTACGAAGATGAGTGCTAATTCAACACATTTAACGCCTAATTATGTGGGTAGAGCTTTGAACAAGGGGAGTTATTTCTGGTCATTGGGTTTAAGagcattttatttttcttttccacTGTTTTTGTGGATTTTTGGTCCTATTCCTTTGTTTTGTTGTAGTCTTTTCCTGGTTTTTATGCTCTATTTTCTTGATATCACTTTTGAGTTTGGGTTGGGTGTtagtaatgttgaagatgaagaagaagaagctgtatga